In Desulfovibrio aminophilus, a genomic segment contains:
- the cbiD gene encoding cobalt-precorrin-5B (C(1))-methyltransferase CbiD, protein MSAASRPLREGFTTGTAAAAAAKAAALFLATWTAPGNVDVPLPGGGRLTVPVARCGAEGSGARAVVIKDAGDDPDVTDGAEIHAFVEQKSGLRDGEIILEGGRGIGRVTLPGLPVPPGEPAINPAPREQIARAVAEALEDSGLGAGARVVIEAPAGEELARKTMNARLGILGGISILGTAGIVRPYSHDSWLASIAEALDVARAAGLAEIVLTTGRRSERGWREAEPGTPELGVVQAADFFAEATRLAAEKGFARITWAVFFGKLVKQALGLANTHAREAGLNFDRVADWCADAGIAPEGAARAAGVNTARELLDLLRADPALPALLRLLAGRAAEAARGFAGDRAPDIAYAVFDLEGGRLL, encoded by the coding sequence GTGAGCGCCGCGTCCCGCCCGCTGCGCGAGGGCTTCACCACCGGCACGGCGGCCGCCGCGGCGGCCAAGGCAGCGGCCCTGTTCCTGGCCACCTGGACCGCGCCGGGCAACGTGGACGTGCCCCTGCCCGGCGGCGGGCGGCTCACGGTGCCCGTGGCCCGTTGCGGGGCCGAAGGGAGCGGGGCCCGGGCCGTGGTCATCAAGGACGCCGGCGATGACCCCGACGTGACTGATGGGGCGGAGATTCATGCCTTTGTGGAACAAAAATCCGGCTTGAGGGATGGAGAAATCATCCTCGAAGGCGGGAGAGGGATCGGAAGAGTGACCTTGCCCGGTCTGCCCGTGCCGCCGGGAGAGCCCGCCATCAACCCGGCCCCCAGGGAGCAGATCGCCCGGGCCGTGGCCGAGGCCCTGGAGGACTCCGGCCTGGGCGCGGGCGCGCGGGTGGTCATCGAGGCCCCGGCGGGCGAGGAACTGGCGAGGAAGACCATGAACGCCCGCCTGGGCATCCTGGGCGGCATCTCCATCCTGGGCACGGCCGGGATCGTCCGGCCCTACAGCCACGACTCCTGGCTGGCCTCCATCGCCGAGGCCCTGGACGTGGCCCGGGCCGCCGGGCTGGCGGAAATCGTGCTGACCACCGGGCGGCGCAGCGAACGCGGCTGGCGCGAGGCCGAGCCCGGAACCCCGGAACTGGGCGTGGTCCAGGCCGCCGACTTCTTCGCCGAGGCCACCCGGCTGGCGGCGGAAAAGGGCTTCGCCCGGATCACCTGGGCGGTGTTCTTCGGCAAGCTCGTCAAGCAGGCCCTGGGCCTGGCCAACACCCACGCCCGCGAGGCGGGCCTGAACTTCGACCGGGTGGCGGACTGGTGCGCGGATGCGGGAATCGCGCCCGAGGGCGCGGCGCGCGCCGCCGGGGTGAACACGGCCCGCGAACTGCTCGACCTGTTGCGCGCGGACCCGGCCCTGCCCGCCCTGCTCCGGCTCCTGGCCGGACGCGCGGCCGAGGCCGCGCGCGGCTTCGCCGGGGACAGGGCCCCGGACATCGCCTACGCGGTCTTCGACCTGGAGGGCGGCCGCCTGCTCTAG
- the cbiE gene encoding precorrin-6y C5,15-methyltransferase (decarboxylating) subunit CbiE, protein MNTTPEPVHVLGLAPGSLIPPPDCAEILAQARVLVGGRRLLEACGRDLAPKAERRLPVTGPLDAVLRDIETETANGGVVVLADGDPLFYGLGKRLLEALGPERVVFHPNVSTLQLAAARLKFPWQDAAAVSLHGRQDYTPLFSALVRADHVLVFTDEENTPQAIARALLERGTDGFSMSVLENIGTSEERVREVTLEEAWDQTFAPLNVVVFERQYPPEIPPCLGTPDHYFFHEKELITKLAVRAAGLALLAVPPQALVWDLGAGCGSVSIEASHLAPRGRVFAVEKNRNRAAMIRENVRRMGAWAVETVHGEMPGCLKGLPDPDRVFIGGGLGQDNAVLEEACRRLKSGGRVVIHCILLDTLHRAKGCLERLNWHFGVTQLQASTSDRLAGDLRFKAQNPVFILWAEKP, encoded by the coding sequence ATGAACACGACCCCTGAACCCGTGCACGTGCTGGGCCTCGCGCCCGGATCGCTCATTCCCCCGCCGGATTGCGCCGAAATCCTGGCCCAGGCCCGCGTGCTCGTGGGCGGCAGGCGGCTCCTGGAGGCCTGCGGCCGCGACCTGGCCCCCAAGGCCGAGCGCCGCCTGCCCGTCACCGGCCCCCTGGACGCCGTGCTGCGCGACATCGAGACCGAGACCGCCAACGGCGGCGTGGTGGTCCTGGCCGACGGCGACCCCCTGTTCTACGGCCTCGGCAAGCGGCTCCTGGAGGCCCTGGGCCCGGAGCGGGTGGTCTTCCACCCCAACGTGAGCACCCTCCAGCTGGCCGCCGCGCGGCTGAAATTCCCCTGGCAGGACGCGGCCGCCGTGTCCCTGCACGGACGCCAGGACTACACCCCGCTCTTCTCGGCCCTGGTGCGCGCGGACCACGTGCTCGTCTTCACCGACGAGGAGAACACGCCCCAGGCCATCGCCCGGGCCCTGCTGGAGCGCGGCACCGACGGCTTCAGCATGTCCGTGCTGGAGAACATCGGCACGTCCGAGGAACGCGTGCGGGAGGTGACCCTGGAGGAGGCCTGGGACCAGACCTTCGCCCCGCTCAACGTGGTGGTCTTCGAGCGCCAGTACCCGCCGGAGATTCCGCCCTGCCTGGGCACCCCGGACCACTACTTCTTTCACGAGAAGGAGCTCATCACCAAGCTGGCCGTGCGCGCCGCCGGGCTGGCCCTGCTGGCCGTGCCGCCCCAGGCCCTGGTCTGGGACCTGGGCGCGGGCTGCGGCTCGGTGTCCATCGAGGCCTCGCACCTGGCCCCGCGCGGCCGGGTCTTCGCCGTGGAGAAGAACCGCAACCGCGCGGCCATGATCCGCGAGAACGTGCGCCGCATGGGCGCCTGGGCCGTGGAGACCGTGCACGGGGAGATGCCCGGCTGCCTGAAGGGCCTGCCCGACCCGGACCGCGTGTTCATCGGCGGCGGGCTGGGCCAGGACAACGCCGTGCTGGAGGAGGCCTGCCGCAGGCTCAAGTCCGGCGGTCGCGTGGTCATCCACTGCATCCTCCTGGACACCCTGCACCGGGCCAAGGGATGCCTGGAGCGACTCAACTGGCACTTCGGGGTCACGCAGCTCCAGGCCAGCACCTCGGACCGGCTGGCCGGGGACCTGCGCTTCAAGGCCCAGAACCCGGTGTTCATCCTCTGGGCCGAGAAGCCCTGA
- a CDS encoding methyltransferase domain-containing protein: MRDGVRRAFERARDTYREAARVQAEVAVECARLAGDGPLGGVLEIGAGCGLLSELLAPRAAGPYVALDLSPAMLGALPVPGVLRLAADGEAPPLRPGSFDFLASASAMQWFVRPEISLPACLGLLRPGGGFVLALFTEGTLAEPAWAARVSGFGSFWPLRPAGAYESMLAAIPGLRFQAEVREYVLHFPTAREALRSLRRSGAGFGGGRPRPDKARYRAFLGAYEERFGEERGLPLTYRAVFFRGTVGR; the protein is encoded by the coding sequence GTGCGTGACGGCGTGCGCCGGGCCTTCGAGCGGGCCCGGGACACCTACCGCGAGGCCGCCCGGGTCCAGGCCGAGGTGGCGGTGGAGTGCGCCCGGCTGGCCGGGGACGGCCCCCTGGGCGGCGTGCTGGAGATCGGCGCGGGCTGCGGCCTGCTCAGCGAGCTTCTGGCCCCCCGCGCCGCTGGGCCCTACGTGGCCCTGGACCTTTCCCCGGCCATGCTCGGCGCGCTGCCGGTCCCGGGCGTGCTGCGCCTGGCCGCCGACGGCGAGGCCCCGCCCCTGCGGCCGGGCTCCTTCGACTTCCTGGCCAGCGCCTCGGCCATGCAGTGGTTCGTCCGGCCCGAGATATCGCTGCCCGCCTGCCTGGGCCTGCTGCGGCCCGGCGGCGGCTTCGTCCTGGCCCTGTTCACCGAGGGCACCCTGGCCGAACCGGCCTGGGCCGCCCGGGTCTCCGGTTTCGGCTCGTTCTGGCCCCTGCGCCCGGCCGGGGCCTACGAATCAATGCTGGCGGCCATTCCCGGCCTGCGCTTCCAGGCCGAGGTGCGGGAGTACGTCCTGCATTTCCCCACGGCGCGCGAGGCCCTGCGTTCCCTGCGCCGCAGCGGCGCGGGTTTCGGCGGCGGCCGCCCCCGGCCGGACAAGGCGCGCTACCGGGCCTTCCTGGGGGCCTACGAGGAGCGCTTCGGGGAGGAGCGCGGCCTGCCGCTGACCTACCGGGCGGTCTTCTTCCGGGGCACGGTGGGGCGCTGA
- a CDS encoding 8-amino-7-oxononanoate synthase, with protein MGASFWPEFFRRELDRLEGLGLRRRIPELDRGADRWVDSPRGRLLNLASNNYLGLAGTPELKDAAVRAVREYGTSSGASRLVSGQYALLDRLEAEAAALKETQDALAVGSGYAANVLLLQALGGRHAVIFSDRLNHASIVDGIRLSGSDMERYRHADAAHLAELLERHRGRERKIVVTDTVFSMDGDLAPLKEIAALCREDDALLVLDEAHATGVFGQGRGLGYELGVAGDNVLFMGTLGKALGAHGAFIAGSREAVDFLRNTGRGFIFSTALPPAAVGAALAGVRAVARDPSLGSRLLDMAADLRAFLVGLDFDTGASACQIVPVILGPNETALRARDFLAGRGVLAPAVRPPTVPAGTARLRLSLRADLTDADLDLTRAALADLREAMSAWT; from the coding sequence ATGGGCGCATCGTTCTGGCCGGAGTTTTTCCGGCGCGAACTGGACAGGCTGGAGGGCCTGGGGCTGCGGCGCCGCATCCCGGAACTGGACCGGGGCGCGGACCGCTGGGTGGATTCCCCGCGCGGGCGGCTGCTCAACCTGGCCTCCAACAACTACCTCGGCCTGGCCGGAACGCCGGAGCTGAAGGACGCCGCCGTGCGCGCGGTGCGCGAGTACGGGACCTCCTCCGGGGCCTCGCGCCTCGTCTCGGGCCAGTACGCCCTGCTGGACCGCCTGGAGGCCGAGGCCGCCGCGCTCAAGGAGACCCAGGACGCCCTGGCGGTGGGCTCGGGCTACGCGGCCAACGTGCTCCTGCTCCAGGCCCTGGGCGGCCGCCACGCGGTGATCTTCTCCGACCGCCTGAACCACGCCAGCATCGTGGACGGCATCCGCCTCTCCGGTTCGGACATGGAGCGCTACCGCCATGCCGACGCCGCGCACCTGGCCGAACTCCTGGAGCGCCATCGCGGCCGCGAACGCAAGATCGTGGTCACGGACACGGTCTTCAGCATGGACGGCGACTTGGCCCCCCTGAAGGAGATCGCCGCGCTCTGCCGTGAGGACGACGCCCTGCTCGTGCTGGACGAGGCCCACGCCACGGGCGTCTTCGGCCAGGGCCGGGGCCTGGGCTACGAACTCGGGGTGGCGGGCGACAACGTGCTTTTCATGGGCACCCTGGGCAAGGCCCTGGGCGCGCACGGGGCCTTCATCGCCGGGAGCCGGGAGGCCGTGGACTTTCTGCGCAACACCGGCCGAGGCTTCATCTTCTCCACGGCCCTGCCTCCGGCGGCCGTGGGCGCGGCCCTGGCGGGCGTCCGGGCCGTGGCTCGCGATCCCTCCCTGGGTTCGCGGCTCCTGGACATGGCGGCGGACCTGCGCGCCTTCCTGGTCGGACTGGACTTCGACACCGGGGCCTCGGCCTGCCAGATCGTGCCCGTGATCCTCGGCCCCAACGAGACCGCCCTGCGCGCCCGCGACTTCCTGGCCGGACGCGGCGTCCTGGCCCCGGCCGTGCGGCCGCCCACGGTGCCCGCGGGCACGGCCCGGCTGCGGCTCTCCCTGCGCGCGGACCTCACGGACGCGGACCTGGACCTGACCCGCGCGGCCCTGGCCGATCTGCGCGAGGCCATGAGCGCATGGACCTGA
- a CDS encoding SDR family oxidoreductase: MERSGSPVLVLGSTGYVGGRLVPLLLERGFRVRAAGRSLEKIRSRPWGRHPNLEPVVADALDEASLTEAMRGCRAAYYLVHSMRPGARDFAALDRKAACNMVRAAKASGLARIIYLSGLGDDSARLSEHLRSRHEVGELLALGPAAVTQLRAAMILGSGSASFEILRHLCERLPFMLTPRWVDTKCQPAAISNVLEYLAGCLEHEETAGRTYEIGGPDVLSYRELFRLYAEVAGIRPPLILALPVLTPRLSAWWVNLVTPVPAALVRPLVEGLANEVVCRDERIRELLPQELLSCREAIATALDRTRQNAVPSCCFDAGSACLPEWAACGDAPYAGGAVFRTTYSVTLAGTPEQAWEVVARIGGDTGWYFGDLLWRLRALMDKLAGGPGFTRGRRSAETPAVGDHLDFWRVLAVDPPRRLLLLAEMRLPGEALLEFRIERQESGPTRLSMTPSFLPRGLWGLAYWWAFYPSHAFLFKNMLRHMARAAGLRVLSGPEAV; this comes from the coding sequence ATGGAACGGAGCGGCAGCCCGGTCCTGGTCCTGGGCTCCACGGGCTACGTGGGCGGGCGGCTGGTCCCCCTGCTCCTGGAGCGCGGCTTCCGGGTGCGCGCGGCCGGGCGTTCGCTGGAAAAGATCCGCTCCCGGCCCTGGGGGCGGCATCCGAACCTGGAGCCGGTCGTGGCCGACGCCCTGGACGAGGCGTCCCTGACCGAGGCCATGCGCGGCTGCCGCGCGGCCTACTACCTGGTCCACTCCATGCGCCCCGGGGCCCGCGACTTCGCGGCCCTGGACCGCAAGGCGGCCTGCAACATGGTCCGGGCGGCCAAGGCCAGCGGATTGGCCAGGATCATCTACCTCTCGGGCCTGGGCGACGACTCGGCCCGGCTCTCCGAGCACCTGCGCTCGCGCCACGAGGTGGGCGAACTCCTGGCCCTGGGCCCGGCGGCCGTGACCCAGCTGCGCGCGGCCATGATCCTCGGCTCGGGCAGCGCCTCCTTCGAAATCCTGCGCCACCTCTGCGAACGCCTGCCGTTCATGCTCACCCCGCGCTGGGTGGATACGAAGTGCCAACCCGCGGCCATCAGCAACGTGCTGGAATATCTCGCCGGATGCCTGGAGCACGAGGAGACGGCCGGCCGGACCTACGAGATCGGCGGGCCGGACGTGCTCTCCTACCGGGAGCTGTTCCGGCTCTATGCCGAGGTGGCCGGGATCAGGCCGCCGCTCATCCTGGCCCTGCCCGTGCTCACGCCCCGGCTCTCGGCCTGGTGGGTGAACCTCGTCACGCCGGTGCCCGCGGCCCTGGTGCGGCCCCTGGTGGAGGGCCTGGCCAACGAGGTGGTCTGCCGCGACGAGCGCATCCGCGAACTCCTCCCGCAGGAGCTGCTCTCCTGCCGCGAGGCCATCGCCACGGCCCTGGACCGCACCCGCCAGAACGCCGTGCCCTCCTGCTGCTTCGACGCCGGGTCGGCCTGCCTGCCGGAATGGGCGGCCTGCGGCGACGCGCCCTACGCCGGGGGCGCGGTCTTCCGCACCACCTACTCCGTGACCCTGGCCGGAACTCCGGAACAGGCCTGGGAAGTGGTGGCCCGCATCGGCGGGGACACGGGCTGGTATTTCGGCGACCTGCTCTGGCGGCTGCGGGCCCTCATGGACAAGCTGGCCGGGGGACCGGGCTTCACGCGCGGCCGCCGCTCGGCCGAGACTCCGGCCGTGGGCGACCATCTGGACTTCTGGCGGGTGCTGGCCGTGGACCCGCCGCGCCGCCTCCTGCTCCTGGCCGAAATGCGCCTGCCGGGCGAGGCCCTGCTGGAATTCCGCATCGAGCGCCAGGAGAGCGGTCCCACGCGGCTGTCCATGACTCCGAGCTTCCTGCCCAGGGGGCTTTGGGGCCTGGCCTACTGGTGGGCCTTCTACCCGTCCCACGCCTTTCTGTTCAAGAACATGCTCCGGCATATGGCCCGGGCGGCCGGGCTGCGCGTGCTCTCCGGACCGGAGGCCGTGTGA
- a CDS encoding polysaccharide deacetylase family protein, whose protein sequence is MRKTILTAALLLAAFLCLTAGPARAQGMVTLVFDDGLASVYTKALPILEKRGLPAVTALIAENVRWPHEGFMTKEQALDLQKRGWEIASHSIHHIGPKMIPLRLEDEPLTLKPVKVQGVTVYRAPYAYSDCVAVFLDDLPLAPMGSLQEMLTTGGAFYLDPKAKTLAVLPRFDPGAKSLTVKVGSYERELRDSREELRGHGLDVSAYVAPFSQWTPESRDISARYYTLAASLGDGVNEPAPAGSGVVRRNEAYDPHNLERYSVRAATSLEELQTLIRENAIEEDDWVVLCLHGVGADAYEPISEEKLAALADWLRRNRVSVVTLSQGALLQSLGR, encoded by the coding sequence ATGCGAAAGACGATCCTGACGGCCGCCCTCCTGCTGGCGGCCTTTCTCTGCCTGACGGCGGGCCCGGCCCGGGCCCAGGGCATGGTCACGCTGGTCTTCGACGACGGCCTGGCCTCGGTCTATACGAAGGCCCTGCCCATCCTGGAGAAGCGCGGCCTGCCGGCGGTCACGGCGCTCATCGCCGAGAACGTGCGCTGGCCCCACGAGGGCTTCATGACCAAGGAGCAGGCCCTGGATCTTCAGAAGCGGGGCTGGGAGATCGCCTCCCACAGCATCCACCACATCGGGCCCAAGATGATCCCCCTGCGTCTGGAGGACGAGCCGCTGACGCTCAAGCCGGTGAAGGTCCAGGGCGTCACGGTCTATCGCGCGCCCTACGCCTATTCCGACTGCGTGGCCGTGTTCCTGGACGACCTGCCTCTGGCCCCCATGGGTTCGCTCCAGGAAATGCTGACCACCGGCGGGGCCTTCTATCTCGACCCCAAGGCCAAGACCCTCGCCGTGCTGCCGCGCTTCGACCCCGGGGCCAAGAGCCTGACCGTGAAGGTCGGCTCGTATGAGCGCGAGCTGCGCGACTCCCGCGAGGAACTGCGCGGCCACGGCCTGGACGTGAGCGCCTACGTGGCCCCGTTCAGCCAGTGGACGCCCGAGAGCCGGGATATCTCCGCCCGTTATTACACCCTGGCCGCCTCCCTGGGCGACGGGGTCAACGAGCCCGCGCCCGCCGGGTCCGGCGTGGTCCGCCGCAACGAGGCCTACGACCCCCACAACCTGGAGCGCTATTCCGTGCGCGCGGCCACCAGCCTGGAAGAGCTCCAGACGTTGATCCGCGAGAACGCCATCGAGGAGGACGACTGGGTGGTGCTCTGTCTGCACGGGGTCGGGGCCGACGCCTACGAGCCCATCAGCGAGGAGAAGCTGGCGGCCCTGGCCGACTGGCTGCGCCGGAACCGCGTCAGCGTGGTGACCCTGAGCCAGGGCGCGCTGCTCCAGAGTCTGGGCCGCTAG
- the cobM gene encoding precorrin-4 C(11)-methyltransferase — protein MTQVFFIGAGPGDPELLTLKAARLIGMADLVLYAGSLVPPATVAEAKDGARVMDSAPLTLEEQHALVMDCVRAGGLVARVHTGDPSLYGAVREQTELLDREGVDWEVVPGVTAAFATAAAARVAFTVPDGTQTLMVTRLAGRTPVPEAEALRELARHGSALAVYLSAGDAEGVRRELLAGGLPPDTPVVIGHRVGWPDGSVLETSLDQLAEAANEAGFTRQAVFLVLPGNGARGARSKLYDGGFRHMYRG, from the coding sequence ATGACGCAGGTCTTCTTCATCGGCGCGGGTCCCGGCGACCCGGAACTGCTCACGCTCAAGGCCGCGCGGCTCATCGGCATGGCCGACCTGGTGCTCTACGCCGGTTCCCTGGTGCCCCCGGCGACGGTGGCCGAGGCCAAGGACGGGGCCCGGGTCATGGACTCCGCCCCCCTGACCCTGGAGGAGCAGCACGCCCTGGTCATGGACTGCGTGCGCGCCGGAGGGCTGGTGGCCCGGGTGCACACCGGCGACCCCTCGCTCTACGGCGCGGTGCGCGAACAGACGGAACTCCTGGACCGCGAGGGCGTGGATTGGGAGGTGGTGCCCGGAGTCACGGCGGCCTTCGCCACGGCGGCCGCCGCGCGCGTGGCCTTCACCGTGCCGGACGGCACGCAGACCCTGATGGTCACGCGCCTGGCCGGACGCACGCCCGTGCCCGAGGCCGAGGCCCTGCGGGAACTGGCCCGCCACGGCTCGGCCCTGGCGGTCTACCTCTCGGCCGGAGACGCCGAGGGCGTGCGGCGGGAGCTGCTGGCCGGGGGCCTGCCCCCGGACACGCCGGTGGTCATCGGCCACCGCGTGGGCTGGCCGGACGGCTCGGTGCTGGAGACCAGCCTGGACCAGCTGGCCGAGGCCGCCAACGAGGCCGGATTCACGCGTCAGGCCGTGTTCCTGGTCCTGCCGGGCAACGGCGCGCGCGGCGCGCGCTCGAAACTCTACGACGGCGGCTTCCGCCACATGTACCGGGGGTGA
- a CDS encoding alpha/beta fold hydrolase: MDLTFVSGWAGFPALFPDVPGDARFLAPFAGLDEAGVLAGLERGGDLLLAWSTGAHIALKHRERILPRYGRVVLAAPFLHFSSFTPARVLRLMRRALAADPVGTVAAFHAKCGAAPTPLPGDVAPAELDAGLAFLAESSADPAPGVPAAHVLVLHGADDAIVPAEAARSCLEALPGARFLALEGGHFLLFSVLLEAARA, translated from the coding sequence ATGGACCTGACCTTCGTTTCCGGCTGGGCCGGGTTTCCGGCGCTCTTTCCCGACGTCCCCGGGGACGCGCGCTTTCTCGCGCCCTTCGCCGGGCTGGACGAGGCCGGGGTTCTGGCGGGTCTGGAACGCGGGGGCGACCTCCTGTTGGCCTGGTCCACGGGCGCGCACATCGCGCTCAAGCACCGCGAGCGGATTCTGCCGCGTTACGGCCGCGTGGTCCTGGCCGCGCCGTTTCTGCATTTCAGCAGCTTCACCCCGGCCCGCGTGCTGCGGCTCATGCGCCGGGCCCTGGCCGCCGACCCGGTCGGGACCGTGGCGGCCTTTCATGCCAAATGCGGAGCTGCTCCCACGCCCCTTCCCGGGGATGTCGCCCCGGCGGAGCTGGACGCGGGCCTGGCCTTTCTGGCCGAGTCCTCGGCCGACCCGGCTCCGGGCGTTCCGGCCGCCCACGTCCTCGTGCTCCACGGCGCGGACGACGCCATCGTCCCGGCCGAGGCCGCGCGGAGCTGCCTGGAGGCGTTGCCGGGGGCGCGCTTCCTGGCCCTGGAGGGCGGGCACTTCCTGCTCTTTTCCGTGTTGTTGGAGGCCGCCCGTGCGTGA
- the bioD gene encoding dethiobiotin synthase, with amino-acid sequence MIRLFVSGTDTDAGKTVLAGLLAKHFLGLGKSVRYLKPVQTGHPPDDDAATVRRISGLPPEAARLLFSAPEPVSPNFCFDPFPFEEILAAVAAEPASDVLLVEGAGGLLAPLDDARAMHDLARALDMPVVLAAPNRVGGLNHLLLSLHFLKSTGLPLAAVGLNEHFSADARKAALNRDFLRRTLPGLPLFTYDASGLTSEPPFC; translated from the coding sequence ATGATCCGCCTGTTCGTCTCCGGCACGGACACCGACGCGGGCAAGACCGTGCTCGCCGGGCTGCTCGCCAAGCACTTCCTGGGCCTCGGCAAGAGCGTGCGCTACCTCAAGCCCGTGCAGACCGGACACCCGCCGGACGACGACGCGGCCACGGTGCGCCGCATCTCCGGCCTGCCGCCTGAGGCCGCGCGCCTGCTCTTCTCCGCGCCGGAGCCCGTGTCCCCGAACTTCTGCTTCGACCCCTTCCCCTTCGAGGAGATCCTGGCCGCCGTGGCGGCCGAGCCCGCCTCCGACGTGCTCCTGGTGGAGGGCGCGGGCGGCCTGCTGGCCCCCCTGGACGACGCCCGGGCCATGCACGACCTGGCCCGGGCCCTGGACATGCCGGTGGTCCTGGCCGCGCCCAACCGCGTGGGCGGGCTGAACCATCTTCTGCTCTCCCTGCACTTCCTGAAGAGCACGGGCCTGCCCCTGGCCGCCGTGGGCCTGAACGAGCACTTCAGCGCCGACGCCCGCAAGGCCGCCCTGAACCGCGACTTCCTGCGCCGCACCCTGCCCGGGCTGCCCCTGTTCACCTACGACGCCTCCGGGCTCACCAGCGAACCGCCGTTTTGTTGA
- the bioA gene encoding adenosylmethionine--8-amino-7-oxononanoate transaminase produces MSAKPGTLWHPCTQMKDHEDFPVIRVARGQGIYLFDEGGKRYLDAVSSWWVNLFGHANPRIASAIARQAQVLEQVILAGFSHAPAEELAEQLTALAPAGLGHVFYADNGSSAVEVALKMAHGFFRNQGRAGKFRFAYLDNGYHGETLGALAVCGEDLYSEQFGAIMPQGNLRVAGPDCFRCPLGLLREDCDAPCFQAMAETLKRHADEIAAVIVEPLLQCAGGFRMYPPAYLRRLRQATREAGVLLILDEIATGFGRTGTLFACEQAGISPDLMCVSKGVTGGFLPLSAVLATDEIYAAFYADWAERKAFLHSHSYTGNPLACAAALETLAIFRDEDVIARNRPKAALLAEMVRERFGGHPNVGEVRSLGFVTAVELTADQATKAPLPAADRTGLKISRAGLKRGLLWRNLGDILYFMPPYVITEEEIDRLTRDARAALGEVLPEGEAR; encoded by the coding sequence ATGTCCGCGAAACCCGGCACGCTCTGGCATCCCTGCACCCAGATGAAGGACCACGAGGACTTCCCCGTGATCCGGGTGGCCAGGGGCCAAGGCATATATCTCTTCGACGAGGGCGGCAAGCGCTACCTGGACGCGGTCTCGTCCTGGTGGGTGAACCTCTTCGGCCACGCCAATCCGCGCATCGCCTCGGCCATCGCCCGCCAGGCCCAGGTCCTGGAGCAGGTCATCCTGGCCGGGTTCAGCCACGCCCCGGCCGAGGAACTGGCCGAACAACTGACCGCCCTGGCCCCGGCGGGCCTCGGACACGTCTTCTACGCCGACAACGGCTCCTCGGCCGTGGAAGTGGCGCTGAAGATGGCCCACGGCTTCTTCCGCAACCAGGGCCGCGCCGGGAAGTTCCGCTTCGCCTACCTGGACAACGGCTACCACGGCGAGACCCTGGGCGCGCTGGCGGTCTGCGGCGAGGACCTCTACTCCGAGCAGTTCGGGGCCATCATGCCCCAGGGCAACCTGCGCGTGGCCGGGCCGGACTGCTTCCGCTGCCCCCTGGGGCTCTTGCGCGAGGACTGCGACGCGCCCTGCTTCCAGGCCATGGCCGAGACCCTGAAACGCCACGCGGACGAGATCGCGGCGGTCATCGTGGAGCCCCTGCTCCAGTGCGCGGGCGGGTTCCGCATGTATCCCCCGGCCTATCTGCGCCGCCTGCGCCAGGCCACGCGCGAGGCCGGGGTCCTGCTCATCCTGGACGAGATCGCCACGGGCTTCGGCCGCACGGGCACCCTCTTCGCCTGCGAGCAGGCCGGGATCAGCCCGGACCTCATGTGCGTGTCCAAGGGCGTCACCGGCGGCTTCCTGCCCCTGTCCGCCGTGCTGGCCACGGACGAGATCTACGCGGCCTTCTACGCCGACTGGGCCGAACGCAAGGCCTTCCTGCACAGCCACAGCTACACCGGCAACCCCCTGGCCTGCGCCGCCGCCCTGGAGACGCTGGCCATCTTCCGCGACGAGGACGTCATCGCCCGCAACCGGCCCAAGGCCGCGCTCCTGGCCGAGATGGTCCGCGAACGCTTCGGCGGGCACCCCAACGTGGGCGAGGTGCGCTCCCTGGGCTTCGTCACGGCCGTGGAACTGACGGCCGACCAGGCCACGAAGGCCCCCCTGCCCGCCGCGGACCGCACGGGCCTCAAGATCTCCCGCGCCGGGCTCAAGCGCGGCCTGCTCTGGCGCAACCTGGGCGACATCCTCTACTTCATGCCGCCCTACGTCATCACCGAGGAGGAGATCGACCGGCTGACCCGCGACGCCCGGGCCGCCCTGGGGGAGGTGCTGCCCGAAGGAGAGGCGAGATGA
- a CDS encoding secondary thiamine-phosphate synthase enzyme YjbQ — protein sequence MERLSLKSAAREDFLDITGELRELVRKRGWTTGALALFCPHTTGALTVNEGADPDVERDVLARLRTLAPREGDYRHAEGNSDAHVKTSLLGPSLLVLVQDGELLLGTW from the coding sequence ATGGAACGGCTGTCCCTGAAAAGCGCGGCGCGGGAAGATTTCCTGGACATCACCGGGGAGTTGCGCGAACTCGTGCGGAAACGCGGCTGGACCACTGGGGCCCTGGCCCTGTTCTGCCCGCACACCACGGGCGCGCTGACGGTCAACGAGGGCGCGGACCCGGACGTGGAGCGCGACGTGCTCGCCCGGCTGCGGACCCTGGCCCCGCGCGAGGGCGACTACCGCCACGCCGAGGGCAACAGCGACGCCCACGTGAAGACGAGCCTCCTGGGGCCCTCGCTGCTCGTCCTGGTCCAGGACGGCGAACTCCTGCTCGGCACGTGG